The following proteins come from a genomic window of Novosphingobium sp. P6W:
- a CDS encoding diacylglycerol kinase family protein, whose amino-acid sequence MDIRKKPRALIVHNENAGTDPVPRAHIERVLREAGFDTIYCAHGEEDLEQALSAEFDFVIAAGGDGTVSHVVSLLDNGKRPIGVLPLGGSNNIAHALGIEGDWRNIPRRWSLSNWTLLDRCEAHGPWGHKQFVEAVGAGVLTQSFDDVDGEPDTAEEKRGNGRAAFRTALQEATTFRCCVKADGWEWAGDCLMVEVMSIPLAGPRLRLGCHADPGDGLLDVVIVTSADRNEMLAWAEDPDDQPCPIKPLQAPCLKLTVEQRPFRVDDRCPDQGVFGSVDIRVRSGPVRILVPQENYR is encoded by the coding sequence ATGGACATTCGAAAGAAACCGCGTGCGTTGATCGTGCATAATGAGAACGCAGGAACTGACCCTGTACCGCGTGCGCACATAGAACGGGTGTTGCGGGAAGCAGGTTTTGATACAATCTACTGCGCTCATGGTGAGGAGGACCTGGAGCAGGCGCTATCTGCAGAATTTGATTTCGTGATCGCGGCAGGCGGTGATGGCACGGTGTCGCACGTGGTATCACTGCTCGATAATGGCAAACGGCCGATCGGGGTTCTGCCTCTGGGCGGGTCCAATAACATTGCGCATGCTCTTGGTATTGAAGGCGACTGGCGCAATATTCCGCGCCGCTGGTCCCTGTCCAACTGGACCCTGCTTGACCGGTGTGAGGCCCACGGACCTTGGGGGCACAAGCAGTTCGTCGAAGCAGTGGGGGCCGGCGTGCTGACCCAGTCTTTCGATGATGTCGACGGCGAACCTGACACCGCCGAGGAAAAACGTGGCAATGGACGCGCAGCTTTTCGAACGGCCTTGCAGGAAGCGACGACGTTCCGTTGCTGTGTCAAAGCCGACGGTTGGGAGTGGGCTGGAGATTGCCTGATGGTCGAGGTAATGAGCATACCGCTCGCGGGGCCTCGCCTACGTCTGGGTTGCCACGCGGATCCGGGTGACGGACTGCTAGACGTCGTGATCGTCACCTCCGCTGACCGAAATGAAATGCTCGCCTGGGCCGAAGATCCGGACGATCAGCCATGCCCTATCAAACCTCTCCAAGCCCCGTGCCTTAAGCTAACGGTAGAGCAACGCCCTTTCCGCGTCGACGACCGATGCCCTGATCAAGGCGTGTTTGGCAGCGTCGACATTCGCGTTCGTTCCGGCCCGGTGCGGATCCTTGTTCCCCAGGAGAACTACAGATGA
- a CDS encoding inositol monophosphatase — protein MTLPDQPDSQLLSDVETLAIELAQLGGNEIRAALGSMLQVRYKGLEEDPERFTDPVSEIDGRVERMIRERLADRFPDHDIIGEEMDHRPGRGHDFVWAVDPIDGTTNFINGFPLFASSVGVTFRGRPVVGALWCSTSHALEAGVYHAVSSRDLRFNGAPLATHANPAVRRKLGGEPHASRQKFSWDGRKTGSAAIECAFVGAGLLDMAWFERPNMWDVAGGMALVSASGRGILERRDDVWHPFESFEGSNADLAEWTMPIAIGKPETLDEFLNAAHS, from the coding sequence ATGACCTTACCTGACCAGCCCGATAGCCAACTCTTGAGCGACGTCGAGACCCTCGCCATCGAACTCGCCCAGCTTGGCGGCAACGAAATCCGCGCAGCACTCGGCAGCATGCTGCAGGTCCGGTATAAGGGACTCGAAGAAGACCCTGAGCGTTTCACCGATCCGGTTTCAGAAATCGATGGCCGCGTCGAGCGGATGATTCGCGAGCGCCTGGCCGATCGTTTCCCGGACCACGACATCATTGGCGAAGAAATGGATCATCGGCCAGGGCGCGGGCACGACTTCGTCTGGGCTGTCGACCCGATCGACGGGACGACCAATTTCATCAACGGTTTCCCGCTTTTTGCGTCCTCTGTAGGCGTCACGTTTCGCGGCAGACCCGTAGTAGGAGCATTATGGTGCAGTACCAGCCACGCCCTTGAAGCTGGCGTATATCATGCAGTTTCCTCTCGCGACTTGCGCTTCAACGGCGCTCCGCTGGCCACCCACGCTAATCCAGCCGTTCGACGCAAGCTCGGCGGTGAACCGCATGCCTCGCGCCAGAAGTTCAGCTGGGATGGACGCAAGACTGGCTCCGCAGCAATCGAATGCGCCTTCGTGGGAGCAGGGCTTCTCGACATGGCGTGGTTTGAGCGACCTAACATGTGGGACGTGGCGGGCGGCATGGCCCTTGTAAGTGCGAGCGGACGGGGAATTCTAGAGCGGCGGGACGATGTCTGGCACCCCTTCGAAAGCTTCGAGGGATCAAACGCCGATCTGGCTGAGTGGACGATGCCGATTGCAATCGGCAAACCGGAAACGCTCGACGAATTCCTGAACGCGGCGCATTCCTGA
- a CDS encoding lipocalin family protein translates to MSHLDLDRYLGTWFEICRLPLKWEDTQASDITATYSLNPDGSIKVDNRCIDEDGKPDQAIGQAFPIDEGNARLKVSFLPQYLRWLPFTKGDYWVMRISPDYTITLVGTPDRANLWLLSRTPQLPGAVREDYLSSATAEGFDLTPLLTPLQSGNIVSDTAIAPE, encoded by the coding sequence GTGTCCCACCTCGACCTGGACCGCTACCTTGGAACCTGGTTCGAGATTTGCCGGCTGCCGCTCAAGTGGGAAGACACGCAGGCGAGCGACATCACCGCGACCTATTCGCTCAATCCGGATGGCTCGATCAAGGTCGACAACCGCTGCATCGACGAAGACGGTAAACCTGATCAGGCGATCGGACAGGCTTTTCCGATCGACGAAGGCAATGCCAGGCTGAAGGTCAGCTTCCTGCCGCAATACTTGCGCTGGCTCCCTTTTACCAAAGGTGACTACTGGGTGATGCGGATATCGCCGGACTATACCATAACTTTGGTGGGAACGCCTGATCGCGCCAATTTGTGGCTGCTTTCGCGCACGCCTCAACTGCCTGGCGCTGTACGCGAGGATTACCTGTCAAGCGCGACGGCCGAAGGGTTCGATCTGACACCGCTCCTCACACCCCTTCAGAGCGGAAATATTGTGTCCGACACCGCGATCGCGCCGGAATAA
- a CDS encoding EAL domain-containing protein, with the protein MAFQPIVDCETGRPFAFEALVRGGNGEGAAEVLSKVTAENMYAFDQQCRVAAIKGAVDAGILASDAKLSINFLPNAVYSPAACIQLTLKTAREVGFPTDRLIFEFTENEQMIDTDHVRNIVASYRKMGFTTAIDDFGAGHAGLGLLAKFQTDLIKLDMDLIRGVDQSEPRQIIVSGVVAIARALGIAVVAEGVETVGEYNALREIGIRYMQGYLLARPGFKRLPVPQPLSEAFLVDALQKEC; encoded by the coding sequence ATGGCGTTTCAACCGATAGTAGATTGCGAAACGGGCCGCCCATTCGCCTTCGAAGCACTGGTTCGCGGCGGCAACGGCGAAGGCGCGGCCGAAGTGCTGTCGAAAGTGACAGCTGAGAACATGTATGCCTTCGATCAGCAATGCCGGGTCGCCGCGATCAAAGGTGCGGTCGATGCCGGGATCCTCGCCTCAGATGCCAAGCTTTCGATCAATTTCCTTCCCAACGCCGTGTATTCCCCGGCAGCGTGTATCCAGCTTACGCTCAAGACGGCCCGCGAGGTCGGCTTTCCGACCGATCGGCTGATCTTCGAATTCACCGAGAACGAGCAGATGATCGATACGGACCATGTCCGCAATATCGTCGCGAGCTACCGCAAAATGGGCTTCACGACGGCGATCGACGACTTCGGGGCAGGCCATGCGGGGCTGGGCCTGCTGGCGAAGTTCCAGACCGATCTCATCAAGCTCGACATGGACCTGATCCGCGGCGTCGATCAAAGCGAGCCGCGACAGATCATAGTCTCGGGTGTGGTGGCGATAGCGAGGGCGCTTGGCATTGCCGTCGTCGCAGAGGGCGTCGAGACGGTGGGCGAGTACAACGCTCTGCGCGAGATCGGCATCCGCTACATGCAAGGCTATCTGCTGGCACGACCTGGCTTCAAGAGGTTGCCGGTTCCGCAGCCCTTGTCAGAGGCTTTTTTGGTCGATGCTCTACAAAAAGAGTGTTAA
- a CDS encoding response regulator, translating into MAKPQARIPGFIQSSPVIMETLDGTSRSLQPQLLISAEVMRSPGIAKVDGKEGLQSVRLRLIGSRCSGDACHGREPESRGEILATLLQAEFLMTIEVLIVDDAPFVALDLEDTVFDAGFMALQPCGSVSGALALLDRRLPDCAILDINLADGDVFPVADRLIAAGVPIIFHSGISDTSAVRARYPGAYFCLKPCPQGELSETLRRATSGKAPSAFVEREGPEGLTNAPLR; encoded by the coding sequence ATGGCTAAGCCACAGGCAAGAATTCCAGGCTTCATCCAAAGCTCCCCTGTCATTATGGAGACCTTAGACGGCACAAGTCGTAGCTTACAACCGCAGCTGCTTATCTCCGCAGAGGTGATGCGATCACCTGGGATCGCAAAAGTTGACGGGAAGGAGGGGCTGCAGTCCGTCAGATTAAGGCTTATAGGCAGCCGCTGTTCAGGAGATGCCTGCCACGGCCGGGAACCGGAGAGCCGTGGCGAGATTCTTGCCACATTACTGCAAGCAGAGTTTTTGATGACCATTGAAGTCCTGATCGTCGATGATGCCCCCTTCGTTGCCCTCGACCTGGAGGATACCGTATTCGACGCTGGATTTATGGCTCTGCAGCCGTGCGGCTCGGTCAGCGGCGCGCTTGCCCTTCTCGATCGGCGATTACCCGATTGTGCAATTTTGGACATAAACTTGGCCGACGGCGATGTATTCCCCGTAGCGGATCGCCTGATTGCCGCAGGCGTGCCAATCATATTTCACTCGGGAATTTCGGATACCTCTGCGGTAAGGGCGCGATATCCCGGCGCATATTTCTGCCTGAAACCTTGTCCGCAAGGAGAACTGTCAGAAACGCTGCGCCGGGCGACTTCCGGCAAGGCTCCAAGTGCTTTCGTTGAGCGAGAAGGACCAGAAGGTCTGACAAACGCGCCGTTGCGCTAA
- a CDS encoding tetratricopeptide repeat protein, with the protein MIRAIVLSVALVAGLAGLTAPAPAQEVARIDIVPELKALCEDDDASACTRLGDRLLEGNGIGRDDALGVATLGKACQLGDMPGCTMTGFAYGKGQGVAQSADIARAYYAYACHGGEATGCSNLGLAYINGVGVPKNDARAAALFERACTNDSTAGCANLGASYSLGRGVPRDHRRAARLFRQACNADDQHACYNLGVLYRDGLGLRRDYKRAIALFEPSCEAKDPSACGNLANMIDDGRGAARDRQRALDLHDEACGLGEAESCFTLGRAYQTGNGRERDDAQAIALLERSLALDPNSPLPKSIFRDGAQPGPADMMISRTPVSAATWPTRAKISAFSV; encoded by the coding sequence ATGATCCGCGCCATCGTGCTGTCGGTCGCCCTGGTTGCTGGACTTGCCGGGCTGACCGCCCCGGCGCCGGCTCAGGAAGTCGCCCGGATCGACATCGTTCCCGAGTTGAAGGCTTTGTGCGAGGACGATGATGCCAGTGCCTGCACCCGCCTCGGCGACCGGCTTCTCGAAGGGAACGGGATTGGACGCGACGATGCTCTGGGCGTTGCGACCCTCGGCAAGGCCTGTCAGCTGGGCGACATGCCAGGTTGCACGATGACGGGATTTGCCTACGGCAAGGGGCAAGGCGTCGCGCAATCGGCCGATATCGCCCGCGCCTACTACGCCTATGCCTGCCATGGCGGCGAGGCGACCGGATGTTCCAACCTCGGCCTTGCCTACATCAACGGCGTCGGCGTTCCCAAGAACGATGCGCGCGCCGCCGCGCTGTTCGAGCGGGCCTGCACGAACGACTCGACGGCAGGCTGCGCCAACCTCGGTGCGTCCTATTCGCTGGGACGAGGCGTGCCGCGCGATCATCGCCGAGCAGCACGGTTGTTCAGACAAGCCTGTAACGCCGACGATCAGCACGCCTGCTACAACCTAGGCGTGCTCTACCGCGATGGCCTGGGCCTGCGACGTGATTACAAACGCGCCATCGCGCTGTTCGAACCCTCGTGCGAGGCCAAGGACCCCAGCGCCTGCGGTAATCTCGCAAATATGATCGACGACGGCCGAGGCGCCGCGAGGGACCGTCAGCGCGCCCTCGATCTGCATGACGAAGCGTGCGGGCTGGGTGAGGCAGAAAGCTGCTTTACGCTCGGCCGGGCCTACCAGACCGGAAACGGGCGAGAGCGTGACGACGCCCAGGCCATCGCCTTGCTGGAGCGCAGCCTCGCGCTCGACCCTAACAGCCCGCTGCCGAAGTCGATTTTTCGGGACGGCGCTCAGCCCGGCCCCGCAGACATGATGATAAGCAGGACACCGGTTTCGGCTGCGACTTGGCCGACGAGGGCGAAGATCAGCGCGTTTTCGGTCTGA
- a CDS encoding transposase, whose translation MAMRRDGDVQADLIVSWSDIPRSPGHAFYDKLQKLLVDAGFDRFVEEACQAYYAARMGAPSVPPGRYFRMLLIGYFEGIHSERGIVWRCSDSLSLREFLRLTTREKVPDHSWMSKTRSRLPHEVHDQIFAWVLGLVADHELVKAERIGVDGSTMEANAALRTIVRRDTGETYREMLTRMAHESGIETPTADDLVRLDRRRTGKKLSNTDWESPVDPDAKVARMKNGSTRLGYKPEHAVDLDTGVIVAAPIHPADKGDTNTLEATLEAAARNLATVDMAPAPGIPCELVTDKGYHSREGLKALANGLWKTRISEPMPAKGILRWHGDEEAQKAVYANRARLKSRIGRKTMRKRGEMVERSFAHVLDRGGMRRAWLRGRENLHKRYLIHVAGFNLGILMRALFGCGTPREAASASQAFLLVAQTENALIFALVGQVAAETGVLLIIMSAGPG comes from the coding sequence ATGGCGATGCGACGTGATGGTGATGTGCAGGCGGATCTGATCGTGTCGTGGTCAGATATACCGCGCTCTCCCGGGCACGCCTTTTACGACAAGCTTCAGAAGCTGCTGGTGGATGCCGGGTTCGACCGCTTTGTGGAAGAGGCGTGCCAGGCCTATTACGCTGCGCGGATGGGGGCGCCATCGGTACCCCCCGGCCGATACTTTCGGATGCTGCTGATCGGCTATTTCGAAGGCATTCACTCCGAGCGCGGGATTGTGTGGCGGTGTTCGGACTCGCTTTCGCTGCGCGAGTTTCTGCGGTTGACGACGCGGGAGAAAGTCCCCGACCATAGTTGGATGTCGAAGACCCGCAGCCGGCTGCCGCACGAGGTTCATGACCAGATATTTGCCTGGGTTCTGGGGCTCGTAGCAGATCATGAGCTGGTGAAGGCCGAACGGATCGGCGTGGACGGATCGACGATGGAAGCCAATGCGGCGCTGCGCACGATCGTGCGGCGCGACACTGGCGAGACGTATCGTGAGATGCTGACGCGCATGGCGCACGAGAGCGGTATCGAGACACCAACAGCCGACGACCTGGTGCGCCTTGATCGCAGACGCACGGGCAAGAAGCTGTCGAACACGGATTGGGAGAGCCCGGTCGATCCGGACGCCAAGGTGGCGCGGATGAAGAACGGCTCGACGCGGCTTGGTTACAAGCCTGAACATGCGGTCGATCTGGATACCGGCGTGATCGTCGCAGCGCCGATCCATCCTGCGGACAAGGGCGATACGAACACCCTCGAGGCGACGCTCGAGGCGGCTGCGCGTAACCTGGCGACAGTCGATATGGCACCGGCCCCGGGCATCCCGTGCGAGCTTGTAACCGACAAGGGGTATCACTCCCGCGAGGGCCTCAAGGCACTCGCAAACGGGCTGTGGAAGACCCGCATATCGGAGCCCATGCCCGCCAAAGGCATCCTGCGCTGGCACGGTGACGAGGAAGCACAAAAGGCGGTCTACGCCAATCGCGCCCGCCTGAAATCCCGCATCGGACGCAAGACCATGCGCAAGCGCGGCGAGATGGTGGAACGCAGCTTTGCCCATGTCCTGGACCGGGGCGGCATGCGCCGCGCATGGCTGCGTGGGCGCGAAAACCTCCACAAGAGGTATCTAATCCACGTCGCCGGCTTCAATCTGGGCATCCTCATGCGCGCACTGTTCGGATGTGGCACACCGAGGGAGGCCGCCAGCGCTTCACAGGCGTTTTTGCTCGTTGCTCAGACCGAAAACGCGCTGATCTTCGCCCTCGTCGGCCAAGTCGCAGCCGAAACCGGTGTCCTGCTTATCATCATGTCTGCGGGGCCGGGCTGA
- a CDS encoding sel1 repeat family protein has translation MRYIAQALLTIVAAFSTSGAVASDARQEEAVLTCRIEGQDREVSVSITGTRATYRYGSALQKPELTLSSPLADLDYRRKNGPGDTIDEIVTFSNGDTAYRMTAGFRNGAAPDPTALRPFATLTVSRAGNTLAALNCRPDSIRRVHDRFLARMREIGRERSSDGEAFPNYEIQYPAPANQSPPCKADFNVDTCWSRGVGSARGGDLRGALGHYDMSCDAGLNDLGCYEAGKLYLQNRQLRDYAKAQARFTRVCDGDDPGRGPYACKYLGWMHLTATGVSRDLDKAWSRLALACFLHNDADMIDPEGCHFFAKTVFAVRDAAPSRYARADFLAYVALSQACTDKAKTVCDEARALYRTGAGQHAPWIKSCDAVARASRTFSSCEEMARFQEDYETAMTTRRNLKALFLAALNNLS, from the coding sequence ATGCGATATATCGCCCAGGCCCTTCTCACGATTGTCGCCGCGTTTTCGACGAGCGGGGCAGTCGCATCGGATGCACGGCAGGAGGAGGCCGTGCTGACCTGCCGAATTGAGGGGCAGGATCGCGAGGTTTCGGTTTCCATCACGGGCACACGCGCCACCTATCGTTACGGCTCGGCCCTGCAAAAGCCGGAACTAACGCTAAGCAGCCCTTTGGCCGATCTCGACTATCGCCGAAAGAACGGCCCGGGCGACACGATCGACGAGATCGTGACCTTCAGCAACGGCGACACCGCTTATCGCATGACGGCAGGTTTCAGGAACGGAGCCGCGCCAGACCCGACCGCTCTCCGGCCCTTCGCAACGCTGACGGTCAGCCGTGCCGGCAATACGCTGGCCGCGCTGAACTGCCGCCCGGACAGCATCAGGCGGGTCCACGACCGTTTCCTGGCGCGCATGCGCGAAATCGGAAGGGAACGGTCTTCCGACGGCGAAGCGTTTCCGAACTACGAGATCCAGTATCCGGCGCCAGCCAACCAGTCACCGCCGTGCAAGGCGGACTTCAACGTCGATACATGCTGGAGCCGCGGCGTTGGCTCAGCTCGCGGCGGAGATCTGCGCGGTGCGCTGGGTCACTACGATATGTCCTGCGACGCTGGCCTCAACGACCTCGGCTGCTACGAGGCGGGCAAGCTCTATCTGCAGAACCGCCAGCTGCGCGATTATGCCAAGGCCCAGGCTCGGTTCACGCGCGTGTGCGACGGCGACGACCCAGGGCGTGGGCCCTACGCCTGCAAGTACCTGGGCTGGATGCACCTGACTGCGACCGGGGTCAGCCGCGATCTCGACAAGGCATGGTCCAGGCTGGCGCTCGCCTGTTTCCTGCACAACGACGCCGACATGATCGACCCTGAGGGATGCCACTTTTTCGCCAAGACCGTCTTCGCCGTGCGCGACGCTGCGCCGAGCCGCTACGCAAGGGCGGACTTCCTTGCCTATGTGGCGCTTTCGCAAGCCTGTACCGACAAAGCCAAGACGGTCTGCGACGAGGCGCGGGCGCTGTACCGGACCGGTGCCGGACAGCACGCGCCCTGGATCAAGTCCTGTGATGCGGTGGCCCGCGCCAGCCGGACATTCTCTTCCTGCGAGGAGATGGCGCGCTTCCAGGAAGACTACGAAACCGCCATGACCACCCGCCGAAATCTCAAGGCCTTGTTCCTGGCTGCGCTGAACAATTTAAGCTGA
- a CDS encoding iron-containing redox enzyme family protein — translation MRNFHPQRDCDLSKFYFSDAFQQSLAMWNYRRLAPEFPTDDWAQTLAEDARMRVVEGEYLEYLRAAIHAGIAEVPTDPAGFVSWFEGLIEAGPGQNDPLFPWLAEHATREELRWFFEQEAAGEAGFDDLVALTQVKLPDRAKLELARNYWDEMGCGNPKGMHGPMLTVVSEALNVEPTIPTTVPESLALANTMTGLATSRRYAWHSVGALGVIELTAPGRSAMVAKGLRRVGLSNRERRYFDLHAVLDVKHSETWNREALRPLIEEDPRRAVAIAEGALMRLLCGKLCFERYRGHLWAGHAARAEAA, via the coding sequence ATGCGAAATTTTCATCCCCAACGAGATTGCGACCTGAGCAAATTCTATTTCTCCGACGCCTTCCAACAGTCGCTGGCCATGTGGAATTACAGACGGCTGGCACCGGAGTTCCCTACGGACGACTGGGCCCAGACCCTCGCCGAAGATGCCCGGATGCGGGTCGTCGAAGGTGAATATCTTGAATATCTGCGCGCTGCCATTCACGCTGGAATCGCGGAAGTACCCACCGATCCCGCTGGTTTTGTATCGTGGTTCGAGGGCTTGATCGAGGCAGGGCCAGGACAAAACGATCCTCTGTTTCCGTGGCTGGCAGAACACGCGACCCGCGAAGAATTGCGCTGGTTCTTTGAGCAAGAGGCGGCCGGCGAAGCTGGCTTCGACGACCTTGTCGCTCTCACCCAGGTCAAGCTGCCCGATCGGGCAAAGCTTGAGTTGGCGCGCAATTATTGGGACGAGATGGGCTGCGGTAATCCAAAGGGTATGCACGGACCGATGCTGACCGTTGTATCCGAAGCTCTCAATGTCGAACCAACTATCCCCACCACGGTCCCCGAAAGCTTGGCGCTAGCCAATACCATGACCGGTCTTGCGACTTCCCGACGCTATGCCTGGCACTCGGTGGGCGCACTGGGCGTCATCGAACTGACAGCGCCAGGGCGTTCAGCAATGGTGGCAAAAGGACTGCGGCGTGTTGGTCTATCCAACCGTGAACGGCGATACTTCGACCTGCATGCAGTGCTGGACGTCAAGCACAGCGAAACCTGGAACCGCGAGGCGCTCCGTCCTCTGATCGAAGAAGATCCTAGGCGGGCAGTGGCGATAGCAGAAGGAGCACTTATGCGCCTGCTGTGCGGGAAGCTGTGTTTCGAACGATACCGCGGCCATCTGTGGGCGGGTCATGCTGCGCGCGCTGAAGCGGCCTGA
- a CDS encoding ankyrin repeat domain-containing protein: MNSMSDTPPGQNSVAPTALPPLPSPERIQEMLFEASRIGRDDMIPILLEAGADIEATDTKGHTPLVLASYHGFETTSALLLSHGASPNGITATGSPLMGVAFKGHFPIAQLLLSAGANPDLRNAAGQTAVMMAALFDRREIIELLLNAGADINAVDAAGNTAAALALVQGNEDLAQWLSRHQTRQPLP; the protein is encoded by the coding sequence ATGAATTCGATGAGCGATACCCCTCCCGGTCAAAACTCGGTGGCGCCTACGGCGCTTCCGCCGCTCCCATCTCCTGAGCGCATCCAGGAAATGCTGTTCGAAGCTTCCCGGATTGGCCGCGACGACATGATCCCAATCTTGTTGGAAGCGGGTGCGGATATCGAAGCAACCGACACGAAGGGACATACGCCGCTAGTCCTTGCGAGCTATCATGGATTCGAGACCACTTCCGCGCTGCTACTTTCTCACGGCGCAAGTCCCAACGGTATCACTGCCACCGGTAGCCCTCTCATGGGGGTAGCGTTCAAAGGCCATTTTCCTATCGCCCAGCTTCTGCTGTCCGCCGGTGCCAATCCTGACCTGCGCAACGCTGCAGGGCAAACGGCTGTCATGATGGCCGCTCTGTTTGATCGCCGAGAGATTATCGAACTGCTGTTGAATGCGGGAGCCGATATTAATGCCGTTGATGCCGCCGGCAACACCGCGGCGGCGCTGGCTCTTGTGCAAGGGAACGAGGACCTCGCTCAATGGCTCAGTAGACACCAGACCCGGCAGCCTTTGCCATAA
- a CDS encoding AarF/ABC1/UbiB kinase family protein, giving the protein MTDERQPRGRIVPTGRLSRLSRFGKLAGGIAGGAMAEGVRRLASGERPRMNDLLLTPGNAFRLADQLSHLRGAAMKLGQMISMDAGDILPPEFTQVLARLRDQAHHMTDRQLNAVLTAEWGVEWRQRLSGFQGTPLAAASIGQVHRGRLLDGREIAIKIQYPGIARSIDADVDNVATLLWVTGLLPRELEIAPLLAEAKRQLHEEANYLREAWMMERYSELVGNDPAYLVPKPIAVLTTQRILAMDYIEGGPIEDVVAAPQDTRDAMAKAMVQLVLRELFEWGIMQTDPNFANYRWQQATGKLVLLDFGAAREVPSGTVEGYRALLMAAIDGDRDAVRTAAVEAGFLGGAAAAKHRDVVDQMIDVILAELAKPGPFDFSERSFLRILREQAMILAGDRATWHLPPTDTLFVQRKISGTALLAAKFQAKADIHSMIAAYRDDKMPDLTGAMPTT; this is encoded by the coding sequence ATGACAGATGAAAGACAGCCCAGGGGCCGCATAGTCCCGACCGGGCGTTTATCTCGCCTGAGCCGCTTTGGGAAGCTGGCAGGCGGAATCGCTGGTGGTGCCATGGCTGAAGGGGTGCGACGCTTGGCTTCCGGCGAGCGCCCGCGCATGAACGACTTACTCCTCACTCCAGGTAACGCTTTCCGCCTTGCCGATCAGCTATCCCATTTGCGGGGTGCGGCCATGAAGCTGGGGCAGATGATCTCGATGGATGCTGGCGACATCCTGCCGCCGGAATTCACCCAAGTGCTCGCGCGACTGCGTGACCAAGCTCATCATATGACAGACCGCCAGCTTAATGCAGTCCTGACAGCTGAATGGGGCGTCGAGTGGCGCCAGCGTCTGTCCGGCTTTCAGGGAACACCGCTCGCTGCCGCCTCGATCGGTCAGGTTCATCGTGGCCGACTGCTCGATGGGCGTGAAATCGCTATCAAGATTCAATATCCTGGAATAGCCCGCAGCATCGACGCCGATGTCGATAATGTGGCCACCTTGCTGTGGGTCACGGGGCTTCTACCGCGTGAGTTGGAAATCGCTCCGCTGCTGGCGGAAGCGAAGCGCCAGCTTCACGAGGAAGCGAACTACCTGCGTGAAGCGTGGATGATGGAACGGTATAGCGAGTTGGTGGGCAACGATCCGGCTTATCTTGTGCCCAAACCGATTGCCGTACTGACGACCCAGCGTATTCTTGCGATGGATTACATCGAAGGGGGTCCCATTGAAGACGTAGTCGCCGCGCCGCAGGACACGCGCGATGCGATGGCAAAGGCCATGGTTCAGTTGGTACTGCGCGAACTCTTCGAATGGGGCATCATGCAGACCGACCCTAATTTCGCGAACTATCGCTGGCAGCAAGCAACGGGTAAGCTCGTCCTACTGGATTTTGGTGCAGCGCGTGAAGTACCCTCTGGCACGGTGGAGGGGTACCGCGCCCTCCTCATGGCCGCCATCGACGGCGACCGTGACGCAGTTCGGACAGCAGCCGTCGAAGCGGGGTTTCTCGGGGGCGCCGCAGCGGCAAAGCACCGCGACGTAGTCGACCAGATGATTGATGTGATCCTGGCCGAACTCGCTAAGCCGGGGCCGTTTGATTTCAGCGAGCGGTCATTCCTGAGGATTCTGCGCGAGCAAGCCATGATCTTGGCGGGTGACAGAGCCACTTGGCATTTGCCACCGACCGATACCCTGTTTGTCCAGCGTAAGATCAGTGGGACTGCTCTTCTTGCGGCGAAATTTCAGGCAAAGGCCGATATTCACTCAATGATTGCCGCCTATCGCGATGACAAAATGCCCGATCTCACCGGCGCAATGCCGACGACGTGA
- a CDS encoding DUF3253 domain-containing protein — translation MAESLGSARRVMLQLLSSRAPGMTICPSEVARALAADMRSADWRARMPIVHAAVDQLLSDGTVQLSWKGLPLLARAGPYRIKRSD, via the coding sequence ATGGCAGAGTCGCTCGGTTCTGCGAGAAGGGTCATGCTGCAACTCCTTTCCAGTCGCGCACCAGGCATGACAATCTGCCCGAGCGAAGTGGCGAGAGCCCTCGCTGCTGACATGAGGTCGGCGGATTGGCGGGCCAGAATGCCAATTGTTCACGCAGCAGTCGATCAGCTGCTATCTGACGGTACTGTACAGTTAAGTTGGAAAGGGCTGCCCCTTTTGGCACGAGCTGGACCATACCGGATCAAACGTTCCGACTGA